The proteins below are encoded in one region of Reichenbachiella sp. 5M10:
- a CDS encoding ATP-dependent Clp protease adaptor ClpS — translation MSWQFEEEEIVLVDEKSEEGRGLVVFNDEVNSFDHVIDTLIKVCEHERIQAEQCTYIIHFNGKCEVKKGSYDDLKPMKEGIIDAGINAVIV, via the coding sequence ATGTCTTGGCAATTCGAAGAGGAAGAAATAGTACTGGTTGATGAGAAATCCGAAGAGGGGAGAGGGCTTGTCGTATTCAACGATGAAGTCAATTCTTTTGATCATGTGATCGATACGCTGATTAAAGTATGCGAGCACGAGCGCATTCAGGCGGAGCAATGTACCTACATCATTCATTTCAACGGCAAGTGTGAGGTCAAGAAGGGGAGCTATGACGATCTCAAGCCGATGAAAGAAGGAATCATCGATGCGGGGATAAATGCAGTAATCGTCTAA
- a CDS encoding zinc-dependent metalloprotease produces the protein MRGVYVVVLVFSWFFFGHLSEGFSQSAKGAEEEVVTDKDSTSNQKNKYKELLEKGTWSNGLFNVIRQKGDYFFEVSDSLMGVDLLLVNKISSVPYALNGHGLNKGMAYESKMIRFYKDTALNKVWVKTINPRVSSPANDAITLSVKENFVESVIESFDIEAKNEDSTTVVIKVNKIFDGNRKSFTDLLASTGLGGGIQTDLSKIEDIKAFPENIVVKSLLTTSVSEGGPALPLSIGITLNIVLLPKNPMMPRYADKRIGYFDKPISYFSDEQHEIENREMITRWRLEPKEEDEEKYLSGELVEPKQPIIYYIDPSTPPQWRTYIQQGVLDWNEAFEEAGFKHAVQAKEVTDEEDFDIDDVRYSVITYAASAQKNAMGPSIIDPRSGEIIEADIMWWHNVMKAVHMWMRVQTGTIDPKARANKFSDAHMGEAIRFVSSHEVGHTFGLTHNMGASHSYPVDSLRSPSFTSHMSGTAPSIMDYARYNYVAQPGDHVTEITPEIGIYDKYAIHWGYRWLGLSDPHDETAQLNDWIRAHENDPLYFYGPQQPDIIDPRSQSEDLGDDAVKASMYGLQNLKKIVPNILSWAAEVDQDYYQAAKLYKGVIDQWVTYNGHVVSNLGGVYINNTVAGDKKESYVPVPALKQREAVNYLIENGVKPQHWLFTPDLIHKVYAVRDAPDGERYYSPVSLMRTYQTNVMYAMVKTDRLARIIDNQVLVKGGEEVFTAHDIYDPLFEAVFQKTEKGKDLDMYDRMTQKNYVDVLTVDRLELLKKTKENALTDDHREFKNIHYTYIPRVSDIGSIQHAELQRILKLLKKKRKSGDRDTRAHYEDLISRIEFNLKN, from the coding sequence ATGCGGGGAGTTTATGTGGTGGTACTGGTCTTTTCATGGTTCTTTTTTGGCCATCTATCAGAGGGGTTTAGCCAGTCAGCAAAGGGTGCGGAGGAAGAAGTAGTGACCGATAAGGACAGTACCTCAAACCAAAAAAACAAATACAAAGAACTACTAGAAAAAGGAACATGGTCCAATGGACTTTTCAATGTAATTAGACAAAAAGGAGATTATTTCTTTGAAGTATCAGACTCTCTGATGGGAGTAGACCTACTCCTGGTCAATAAAATATCCAGCGTCCCCTATGCGCTCAACGGTCATGGTTTGAACAAAGGCATGGCCTATGAAAGCAAAATGATAAGGTTTTACAAAGACACTGCGCTGAACAAGGTCTGGGTAAAAACCATCAACCCGAGAGTAAGCTCTCCAGCAAACGATGCGATTACTCTTTCGGTAAAAGAAAACTTCGTCGAGTCAGTCATCGAGTCTTTCGATATCGAAGCAAAAAACGAAGATTCTACTACAGTCGTCATCAAGGTAAATAAGATCTTCGACGGAAACCGCAAAAGCTTTACTGACTTACTCGCCAGTACAGGGCTAGGTGGTGGCATACAAACGGATCTTTCCAAAATAGAAGACATCAAGGCTTTTCCAGAAAACATCGTCGTAAAAAGCCTATTGACCACTTCTGTGAGTGAAGGAGGACCTGCTCTTCCACTTTCTATTGGGATCACCTTAAATATCGTACTATTACCAAAGAACCCCATGATGCCTCGCTATGCCGACAAGCGCATAGGGTATTTTGACAAGCCTATCAGCTATTTCTCCGATGAGCAGCACGAAATAGAAAACCGAGAGATGATCACTCGGTGGAGATTGGAACCGAAAGAAGAGGATGAAGAAAAATACCTCAGTGGTGAACTCGTGGAACCAAAACAACCCATCATCTATTATATCGATCCCTCTACACCTCCTCAATGGAGAACATACATTCAACAAGGAGTGCTTGACTGGAACGAAGCATTTGAAGAGGCCGGATTTAAACATGCCGTCCAAGCTAAAGAGGTGACTGATGAAGAAGATTTTGATATCGATGATGTACGCTATTCGGTCATCACCTATGCAGCATCTGCCCAGAAAAATGCCATGGGGCCATCGATCATTGACCCCCGAAGCGGTGAAATAATAGAAGCAGACATCATGTGGTGGCACAATGTAATGAAAGCCGTCCACATGTGGATGCGTGTACAGACAGGGACAATAGATCCTAAAGCTAGGGCTAACAAATTTTCTGACGCACACATGGGAGAAGCTATCCGTTTTGTTTCCTCTCACGAGGTAGGGCACACCTTTGGTTTGACACACAATATGGGAGCTTCGCACAGCTACCCCGTTGACTCTTTGAGATCTCCCTCATTTACCAGTCATATGTCTGGCACAGCACCTTCGATCATGGATTACGCCAGGTACAACTATGTCGCCCAGCCGGGGGATCATGTGACTGAAATCACCCCGGAAATTGGCATCTATGACAAATACGCCATCCACTGGGGCTATAGATGGTTAGGCCTGAGCGATCCTCACGATGAAACAGCACAACTAAACGACTGGATCAGGGCACATGAAAATGACCCACTCTACTTTTATGGACCACAGCAGCCTGACATCATAGACCCGAGAAGCCAGTCAGAAGACCTAGGTGATGACGCAGTGAAAGCCAGTATGTATGGGCTACAAAACCTTAAGAAAATCGTACCCAACATACTGAGTTGGGCTGCAGAAGTGGATCAAGACTATTATCAAGCTGCAAAACTTTACAAAGGCGTCATTGACCAGTGGGTAACTTACAACGGCCATGTGGTCTCCAACTTAGGAGGGGTCTACATCAACAACACAGTCGCTGGAGACAAAAAAGAGAGCTATGTACCCGTACCTGCCTTAAAACAAAGGGAAGCCGTAAACTATTTGATAGAAAATGGAGTTAAACCACAGCATTGGTTATTCACTCCTGATCTGATCCACAAAGTATACGCGGTGAGAGACGCTCCTGACGGTGAGCGCTATTACTCTCCCGTTTCGCTCATGCGAACCTACCAAACCAATGTGATGTATGCGATGGTTAAAACAGATCGGCTGGCTCGTATTATCGACAATCAAGTGCTTGTAAAAGGTGGAGAAGAGGTCTTTACGGCTCACGACATTTATGACCCTCTATTTGAGGCAGTTTTCCAAAAGACTGAGAAAGGCAAAGACCTAGATATGTATGATCGCATGACTCAAAAGAATTATGTCGACGTACTGACCGTTGATAGACTTGAATTACTCAAAAAGACCAAAGAAAATGCACTAACAGACGATCATCGCGAGTTTAAAAACATACACTACACCTACATACCCCGTGTATCAGACATCGGTTCGATACAGCATGCTGAGTTGCAGCGCATTTTAAAGCTTCTAAAGAAGAAGAGAAAAAGTGGAGACAGAGATACTAGGGCTCACTACGAAGATTTGATTTCGAGAATTGAGTTTAACCTAAAAAATTAG
- a CDS encoding SusC/RagA family TonB-linked outer membrane protein, whose product MRRVIYLLAMLPSMLWAQDVKRISGQVTDIESGEPLIGASVYISLEAIETERSVVGTITDIEGMFSFQAPADAKNVTVTYTGYESKTYTIEGQYTEGIRIELKQSSDMLNEVVLTGYQETTMRKTTSAISKVEVKDIKQAGVASVDQMLQGQLPGVFVQQTSGAPGAPVKINIRGTASLNGSSDPLWVLDGMPLEGDDVPTDFRDKDNIDLLKSYPIAGINPDDIESITVLKDASATSIYGARAANGVIVITTKNGQIGKARINVSAGTFVTQAPDYSKLKLMNSDQKVDFELYLAERDDLNYLSDKGEVARILDSYGQYDQMSSGGFSSLSPEAQAAINQLRTTNTNWGDELYQMALNQQYGLNISGGNKNNDYYFSAGYFEEKGSTIGSGQQRFNLSLKDNFKISERLKLGVAIFGSQNRTYSYLSGIDAYTNPAYYARTANPYLALKDSNGEYIYDPDLVEREDLNLQYNVLEERTNTSNELVVNSIKSIFNIKYAFDWGLVVNSQLGLQLDNDSQEQVSDEESYYTRKYELKSRYTDGDGQYQYYMPQGGIIQNTNSNDFQYNWKSTLNYGQVFYNRHEVDVLLGAEFRETTNNSVFTRGFGFNPNTLTTIPITYDKASDNSNFDTYTKTALHNAYSSFFGTFSYTYDNTYSLFSSLRYDGSNLFGVNPKYRYLPIWSVAGSWNIANEDFLYEAGLDILKLRASYGIQGNIDKSTSPYVIGTYGSTSILPGLQEESISSLGAPNPDLRWEKTTSTNVGLDFGMGSGRLFLSADLYYRKGTDLVGLRSVPLESGYNFITTNWATLVNKGFEFSLRTVNIETDRFRWSTNFNISANKNVVEKIQAHDDSFKPSLEGYSVNAIFALKTAGLDGNGLPIFEKDGQQMSAVDFFQLRDGTTGEQLTREEHRELYTYMGDGTPKLNGGFNNSFRYRQFDLQIAANFVIKQLVQRTPSYHLTSVNPSRNYSTEILSASTNGLPALIGFNSPGIETSLVYTWFNSGDDGLTYNDLDIWVSEISYLRINSIRLGYNLSKNTLDKLRLNSARIYLEGRNLLVLSTDYDYYFDPETYGSPYAQPIPRMIAAGVNLSF is encoded by the coding sequence ATGAGAAGAGTTATTTATCTATTGGCAATGCTGCCAAGTATGCTGTGGGCGCAAGATGTAAAACGCATAAGCGGCCAAGTCACAGACATCGAAAGTGGTGAGCCACTGATTGGGGCATCCGTATATATATCCTTGGAAGCTATAGAAACTGAACGATCAGTAGTAGGCACCATCACAGATATCGAGGGCATGTTTTCTTTCCAGGCACCTGCAGATGCCAAAAACGTGACCGTCACCTACACAGGCTATGAGTCCAAAACCTACACAATAGAAGGTCAATATACGGAAGGCATACGGATAGAGCTCAAGCAATCAAGTGACATGCTCAACGAGGTAGTACTCACCGGGTACCAAGAAACTACCATGCGCAAAACAACATCTGCCATCAGTAAGGTAGAAGTCAAAGACATCAAGCAAGCTGGCGTAGCTAGCGTAGATCAAATGCTACAAGGTCAATTGCCTGGAGTATTTGTCCAGCAAACGTCTGGTGCACCAGGTGCCCCCGTCAAAATCAACATTCGTGGCACGGCCTCACTCAATGGTTCCTCAGACCCGCTCTGGGTATTGGATGGCATGCCACTAGAAGGAGACGACGTACCTACGGACTTTAGAGACAAGGACAACATTGATCTACTCAAAAGCTACCCTATAGCGGGCATCAATCCAGATGATATCGAGAGTATCACAGTACTCAAAGATGCTTCTGCAACCAGTATCTATGGTGCCAGAGCTGCCAATGGCGTAATCGTGATCACTACCAAAAATGGTCAAATAGGCAAAGCTAGAATCAATGTCTCGGCAGGCACATTTGTCACACAAGCCCCTGACTACAGCAAACTGAAGCTGATGAACTCTGATCAAAAAGTGGATTTCGAATTGTACCTAGCAGAAAGAGATGACCTCAACTATCTATCTGACAAAGGAGAAGTAGCACGTATATTGGATAGCTACGGCCAATATGATCAAATGTCTAGTGGAGGGTTCTCTAGTCTCAGTCCTGAAGCTCAGGCTGCTATCAACCAGCTCCGAACAACAAATACCAATTGGGGGGATGAGCTATATCAAATGGCCCTCAACCAACAATACGGATTGAACATATCTGGTGGAAATAAGAACAATGACTATTATTTCTCTGCAGGGTATTTTGAGGAAAAAGGTAGTACAATCGGATCAGGGCAGCAGCGTTTCAACCTTTCCTTAAAGGATAACTTCAAAATTTCCGAAAGACTAAAACTAGGGGTAGCAATATTTGGGAGTCAAAACCGAACCTATTCTTATCTCAGCGGAATAGATGCCTATACAAACCCTGCATATTATGCCCGTACAGCCAATCCTTACCTTGCCCTTAAGGATTCCAACGGTGAGTATATCTATGACCCAGACTTGGTCGAAAGAGAAGATTTGAATTTACAATACAATGTACTCGAAGAACGTACCAATACCAGTAATGAACTTGTAGTAAATTCGATCAAATCAATCTTCAATATCAAATATGCATTTGATTGGGGATTGGTAGTCAATAGCCAGCTCGGACTACAACTGGACAATGATAGCCAAGAACAAGTCTCAGATGAAGAAAGCTACTATACCCGAAAATACGAACTCAAATCCAGATACACAGACGGAGACGGACAGTATCAATACTACATGCCGCAAGGAGGCATCATCCAAAACACCAACAGCAACGATTTTCAATACAACTGGAAGTCTACCTTGAACTACGGCCAAGTGTTCTACAATAGACACGAAGTGGATGTGCTCTTGGGTGCAGAGTTTAGAGAAACTACCAACAACTCCGTTTTCACCCGTGGCTTTGGATTCAACCCCAACACTCTGACCACTATCCCTATCACTTACGACAAAGCATCAGACAATTCTAACTTTGATACCTACACCAAGACAGCATTGCACAATGCATACTCTTCCTTTTTTGGCACATTCTCATACACCTACGACAACACCTACTCCTTATTTTCCAGCTTAAGGTACGACGGTTCCAACCTATTTGGCGTCAACCCTAAGTACCGCTATTTGCCGATCTGGTCTGTAGCAGGCTCGTGGAACATCGCCAACGAAGATTTTTTGTACGAGGCGGGTTTAGACATTCTTAAACTCCGAGCTTCATACGGAATCCAAGGCAATATAGACAAGTCAACTTCTCCCTATGTGATTGGCACCTACGGCTCGACGAGCATACTCCCTGGACTCCAAGAAGAATCAATAAGTTCATTAGGAGCACCTAATCCTGATCTAAGGTGGGAAAAAACCACCTCAACCAACGTAGGTCTTGATTTTGGCATGGGAAGTGGGCGATTATTCTTATCTGCAGACCTGTATTACCGCAAAGGAACTGACCTGGTAGGTTTAAGATCTGTCCCTTTGGAATCGGGATACAACTTCATCACGACCAACTGGGCGACCCTCGTTAATAAAGGCTTTGAGTTTTCTCTAAGAACAGTAAACATCGAGACAGACCGATTTAGGTGGTCTACCAATTTCAACATCTCTGCCAACAAGAACGTGGTAGAAAAAATACAAGCGCATGACGACTCTTTCAAACCATCACTAGAAGGCTATAGCGTCAATGCCATTTTTGCACTAAAGACCGCAGGACTAGACGGCAATGGGTTACCCATTTTCGAAAAGGATGGTCAACAAATGAGTGCTGTAGACTTTTTTCAACTTCGTGACGGCACTACGGGTGAGCAACTAACCCGCGAAGAGCATAGGGAGCTGTATACCTATATGGGGGACGGAACCCCTAAACTAAATGGAGGCTTCAACAACTCCTTTAGATATAGACAGTTTGACTTGCAAATAGCTGCCAACTTTGTCATCAAGCAGCTCGTACAGCGTACACCTTCCTACCACTTGACTTCCGTAAACCCTTCTAGAAATTACAGCACCGAGATCCTTTCAGCCAGCACTAATGGATTACCTGCTCTTATTGGTTTCAATTCCCCTGGAATTGAAACCTCTTTGGTCTACACCTGGTTCAACTCTGGAGATGATGGCCTGACCTACAATGATCTGGATATCTGGGTGAGTGAAATATCGTACCTAAGGATCAACAGCATCAGATTGGGTTACAATCTAAGCAAAAACACTCTGGACAAGCTTCGGCTCAATTCAGCGAGAATCTATCTGGAGGGAAGAAACCTACTGGTCCTAAGCACAGATTACGACTACTATTTCGACCCAGAAACCTACGGCAGCCCCTACGCTCAACCCATCCCAAGAATGATTGCTGCGGGAGTTAATCTATCATTTTAA
- the recR gene encoding recombination mediator RecR, with product MEFPSELIEEAVREISRLPGIGKKTALRLALHLLREKQSTTEELSAALLRLRKETKYCQTCHIISHTTDCVCRTINTDPSVICVVVDTPDMLAIRSTGQYKGMFHVLGGVISPIEGVGPEDLHIESLIQRIRSSEGEVKEVILALSATMEGDTTSFYISRKLEETGVSISTIARGIPVGGELEYADEVTLGRSILRRTAYQSGE from the coding sequence ATGGAATTTCCGAGTGAATTGATAGAAGAGGCGGTAAGAGAAATCTCTAGGCTGCCAGGGATAGGCAAGAAGACTGCGCTACGGTTGGCCCTGCACCTGCTCCGAGAGAAGCAGTCTACGACCGAAGAGCTATCTGCTGCGCTACTCAGACTCCGGAAAGAAACCAAATATTGCCAAACCTGTCACATCATCTCTCATACAACTGACTGTGTCTGCCGTACCATCAATACCGATCCTTCGGTGATCTGTGTCGTGGTAGACACGCCAGATATGTTGGCCATTCGTAGCACAGGACAATACAAGGGGATGTTTCATGTCTTGGGAGGGGTAATCTCCCCGATCGAAGGAGTAGGACCCGAAGACCTACACATCGAGTCACTGATACAGCGTATCCGTAGTTCGGAGGGAGAAGTCAAAGAAGTGATTTTGGCTCTTAGTGCCACGATGGAAGGTGATACGACTTCATTTTATATTTCTAGAAAGCTAGAAGAGACAGGGGTCAGCATCTCTACGATCGCCCGAGGGATTCCTGTCGGTGGTGAACTAGAGTATGCAGATGAGGTGACGCTAGGACGGAGTATATTGCGCCGTACTGCCTATCAAAGTGGTGAATAA
- a CDS encoding RagB/SusD family nutrient uptake outer membrane protein, with translation MKKILLISLIAMSTLSCDEFLDIQPVGQVIPVSVEEYRSFLTTAYAIVPDHKVLMTYRTDELLLTENSAGIAYYEDIYLWRDDNPSLLTTPYPYASFYTVIFYANHVINSTEDIIGEQEEIEQLVGEAYGLRALNYFELVNMYGAPYDASTADSELAVPIVTTYDSDRRYFRETTAAVYQLINEDITMAESLLQVARQEPGYNYRFSIAALKSLKARVALYMQDWKTAIEASHEALSIQGDLLDLNESHEVMPCEYNSEESILALQEVTSVDILQNASISEYLINTYNQSDDLRFDEMYRVSGSGYSSKKSSGSNFKSTFRTADLYLMLAEANAHLGGANLQTSKSALLTLAQNRYTPQGYTDYQSQIESMNQQQLLDEVLQERLREFALEGHRWYDIRRTNSTTIDKIFEGEAFTLNVEDTRYTLPFPQDATINNPDL, from the coding sequence ATGAAAAAGATACTACTAATTAGTTTGATTGCCATGAGCACCCTGTCTTGCGATGAGTTTCTGGACATTCAGCCAGTAGGGCAGGTCATACCTGTCTCGGTAGAAGAATACCGCAGTTTCCTCACGACAGCTTATGCCATCGTACCCGATCACAAGGTCCTGATGACATACCGTACAGACGAGCTACTGCTCACCGAAAATTCTGCGGGCATAGCATACTATGAAGATATCTACCTATGGCGAGATGACAATCCTTCATTGCTCACTACTCCTTACCCCTACGCCAGCTTTTACACAGTCATATTCTATGCCAACCATGTCATCAACAGTACTGAAGACATCATCGGTGAGCAAGAAGAAATTGAGCAACTGGTGGGTGAAGCCTATGGCTTGCGTGCCTTGAACTATTTCGAACTCGTCAACATGTACGGGGCACCGTACGATGCAAGTACTGCCGATTCCGAACTAGCCGTACCGATAGTCACCACCTACGACTCTGACAGAAGGTACTTTAGAGAAACTACAGCGGCCGTATATCAGTTGATCAATGAAGACATAACTATGGCCGAAAGCCTCCTGCAAGTAGCCAGACAAGAACCCGGCTATAATTACAGATTTTCTATCGCAGCACTCAAAAGCTTGAAAGCAAGAGTAGCCTTGTATATGCAAGATTGGAAAACTGCTATAGAGGCTAGCCATGAAGCCCTGTCCATACAGGGAGATTTGCTCGATCTGAACGAAAGCCATGAAGTGATGCCGTGTGAATACAACTCAGAGGAGTCCATACTCGCGCTACAGGAAGTAACCTCTGTAGACATACTACAAAACGCGTCAATTTCCGAATACTTGATCAATACATACAATCAATCAGACGACTTGCGTTTTGACGAGATGTATAGGGTATCTGGTTCGGGATACAGCTCTAAAAAATCCTCCGGCAGCAATTTCAAGTCAACGTTCCGCACAGCTGATCTCTACCTGATGCTCGCGGAGGCTAATGCTCACCTTGGAGGTGCCAACCTACAAACGAGCAAATCTGCCTTGCTCACACTTGCGCAAAACAGATACACGCCACAGGGATATACGGACTACCAATCACAGATAGAATCTATGAACCAACAGCAACTACTGGACGAAGTACTCCAAGAAAGACTCCGAGAATTTGCCCTAGAGGGCCACAGGTGGTACGACATTCGTCGTACCAATTCAACGACTATTGACAAGATCTTTGAGGGGGAAGCTTTCACCCTCAATGTAGAAGACACCCGCTATACCCTGCCTTTTCCACAAGACGCAACCATCAACAACCCTGATCTATGA
- a CDS encoding C40 family peptidase codes for MNKYIVALASLTLFLASHHAFAQSKRKRKKQDISLVIQTAQSYTGTPYKYGGTGHSGIDCSSLIQNSFSQAGYAIPRTSKDQSKYGKKVGWNRLKPGDIVFFKFKEKRNKWYHSGLITSVDRDHIYFVHASSSRGVVQSDLYADYYKSRVKTFRRVIK; via the coding sequence ATGAATAAATATATAGTAGCCCTGGCAAGCCTCACTCTATTTTTAGCTAGTCACCACGCATTCGCGCAAAGCAAAAGAAAAAGAAAAAAGCAAGACATCAGTCTCGTCATTCAAACTGCACAAAGCTACACAGGCACCCCCTACAAATACGGCGGCACAGGCCACTCTGGTATAGACTGTAGCAGCCTCATCCAAAATTCGTTTTCACAAGCAGGATATGCCATCCCTCGCACCTCAAAAGATCAATCCAAGTACGGCAAAAAAGTGGGGTGGAACAGACTAAAGCCTGGAGACATCGTGTTCTTCAAATTCAAAGAGAAACGCAACAAATGGTATCATAGTGGACTCATCACCTCCGTCGACCGTGACCATATCTACTTCGTCCATGCCTCCTCTTCCCGAGGAGTCGTCCAATCGGACCTTTATGCAGACTACTACAAATCCCGTGTCAAGACTTTTAGGCGAGTCATCAAATAA
- a CDS encoding methyl-accepting chemotaxis protein, which yields MSLKKKLPLFIVTVVAVTIILITGISIYTINKKANADIKTLQQQEMNNARERLKNLVELAYSMIDNNHSGSHGEANLYAALSILSKLQFGDGEGYFWVTDTQLPFPTMILNPANSEIHGDTLKDESYNVIKDEPGKNVHQKRVEQVLANGEAFVNYYEQRDAKGDMLSKLSYSRHYKPLGWVISTGVFVDAIDAKVALKQKELKQQIGQMIVAISISAVLLFLIVIFISIRFSNSVTSAINNVAERLRELAAGKHVSHMISNRKDEIGEMVASLNDLVDGMTSYEQFATQIGKGNLDHSFEKRSEDDALGSALLSMRSSLKSVLEETNAVLEEAGDNGNLKARISLLHKKGVWMELAESINGLLESVATPLIEINRVANHMAIGNLAERFSLETAGDIAQTAHSLNQALTNLNHLIAEVMSSANSVDSSTYEMLSANSEMNRGTSEIASSISQMSDGALTQVAKVDESSQVIEMIIHSFNEMKELANEINEASDEGYGKSMGGMKIMSELDSSMHTILNNSEETANHMKLLTDRSLEINKAVEVIANIAKQTNMLALNAAIEAAQAGDAGRGFAVVAEEIRKLAELSNQSASEISTLITAVQSDTKDASRFILSMNTTVKSGALASNKATVAFKGIINSSEKTLKLSERIVHTIEEQEGSVQSAMSITESIVVIAEQTAAGSREVASAASQVAAGMDTFAEKSKGLSDIASELKEELAKFKILN from the coding sequence ATGAGCCTCAAGAAAAAACTACCCCTATTTATTGTCACAGTTGTAGCTGTTACGATCATACTGATCACTGGTATCTCCATTTACACTATCAACAAAAAAGCCAATGCTGACATAAAGACCCTACAGCAACAAGAAATGAACAATGCCCGAGAACGGCTAAAAAATCTGGTAGAGCTAGCCTATAGTATGATTGACAACAATCACTCTGGATCACATGGAGAGGCCAATCTGTATGCTGCCCTCTCCATACTGTCCAAACTACAATTTGGGGATGGTGAGGGATATTTTTGGGTCACGGACACACAGCTACCCTTCCCTACCATGATACTCAATCCTGCCAACTCAGAAATACATGGAGACACCTTGAAAGATGAATCGTACAACGTCATCAAAGATGAACCTGGCAAAAACGTACACCAGAAACGGGTAGAGCAAGTATTAGCAAATGGAGAAGCTTTTGTGAACTACTACGAACAGCGTGATGCAAAAGGAGACATGCTGAGCAAACTATCCTACTCACGACACTACAAGCCCCTAGGCTGGGTGATATCCACTGGGGTATTCGTAGATGCCATAGATGCCAAAGTAGCCTTGAAGCAAAAAGAACTCAAACAACAAATCGGTCAGATGATAGTCGCCATCAGTATCTCCGCTGTATTGCTCTTTCTCATCGTTATTTTCATCAGTATCCGGTTTTCTAACTCCGTCACTTCAGCGATCAACAATGTAGCCGAACGATTGCGAGAACTAGCCGCTGGAAAGCATGTCAGCCACATGATCAGCAATAGAAAAGATGAAATAGGCGAAATGGTAGCTTCACTCAATGACTTAGTAGACGGCATGACATCCTACGAACAGTTTGCCACTCAGATTGGCAAAGGTAATCTTGACCACAGTTTTGAAAAAAGAAGCGAAGATGATGCATTAGGTTCAGCATTGCTCAGCATGCGATCCTCTCTCAAATCCGTGCTGGAAGAAACCAATGCAGTATTGGAAGAAGCCGGTGACAATGGCAATTTGAAAGCAAGAATATCTCTACTACACAAAAAGGGAGTATGGATGGAATTAGCCGAATCAATCAATGGGTTACTAGAATCTGTAGCTACACCACTCATAGAAATCAATCGAGTAGCAAACCATATGGCCATTGGCAACCTTGCAGAAAGGTTCTCATTAGAAACCGCTGGTGACATTGCTCAAACAGCTCACAGCCTCAATCAAGCATTGACCAACCTCAATCATCTGATTGCAGAGGTGATGAGCAGTGCAAACAGTGTAGATAGTTCTACCTATGAAATGCTCTCCGCCAACAGTGAAATGAATCGAGGTACGTCTGAAATAGCCTCTTCCATTTCCCAGATGAGTGATGGAGCACTTACCCAAGTCGCCAAAGTTGATGAATCCTCACAGGTAATAGAAATGATTATCCATTCATTCAATGAGATGAAAGAACTTGCGAACGAAATCAATGAAGCTTCTGATGAAGGCTATGGCAAAAGTATGGGAGGCATGAAAATCATGTCTGAACTGGACAGCAGCATGCATACCATCCTAAACAATTCCGAAGAAACTGCCAATCACATGAAACTGCTCACAGATAGGTCCCTGGAAATCAATAAAGCCGTAGAAGTGATAGCCAATATAGCCAAACAGACCAATATGCTAGCGTTGAATGCTGCAATAGAGGCTGCTCAAGCAGGTGACGCAGGTAGAGGGTTCGCTGTAGTAGCCGAAGAAATCAGAAAACTAGCAGAATTATCCAATCAGTCGGCCTCAGAAATCAGCACCTTGATCACTGCCGTACAAAGCGACACAAAAGACGCCAGTCGATTTATCCTAAGCATGAATACTACAGTGAAATCAGGTGCACTGGCATCCAATAAGGCCACTGTAGCATTCAAAGGAATCATCAATTCTTCTGAGAAAACATTAAAGCTCTCTGAAAGAATTGTCCACACCATAGAAGAACAAGAAGGAAGTGTACAATCAGCCATGAGTATCACTGAAAGTATCGTAGTGATCGCCGAACAAACTGCAGCAGGATCCAGAGAAGTAGCCAGTGCTGCCAGCCAAGTAGCTGCAGGCATGGATACATTTGCAGAAAAATCTAAAGGACTGTCAGATATAGCATCCGAACTCAAAGAAGAACTAGCTAAATTCAAAATACTCAATTGA